Genomic window (Daucus carota subsp. sativus chromosome 5, DH1 v3.0, whole genome shotgun sequence):
atcaaaTACTATAAAACGAATAATTGATACAATGAATGGAGTCATTTTGGATTACACTAAAACGCAGCAAAGAACTGTACGGGGAAGAAGCTTTACCTGTTGCAGtttgaattaaatttgaaagtttgAAATGTATAACACGATTTAGGGCGAGAGAGTGATAGAGGGAGGGATGAGAAGCACGTGGAATACGGGAAGGAAAGAACGGTTTTGATGGCGAGGATCGTATGTATGCAGTATGTATGTTGTGATGTTTTTGTAATAGAAGTGTATAAGCGTGGGTCAAATGGTCATTTCAATGGTATTTTGGCAACAGGctttataatatagatagatagataacATCAAGTGAATTGATGATCGCGTAGTTGCCACAATTATATTGGTGTACCAAGAGGCATGGGCGGAGAAAGGACAGTGTGCGTGACAGGTGCATCAGGGTACATAGGTTCCTTTCTTGTCAAGAGACTTCTGGAAAGAAGATATCATGTTCGAGCTACTGTTCGTGATCCTGGTAATAAATCATGCATATGAACGTTTCTACTCGCACATgtttctgattttgtttctacgTCAAATGTCTGCTTGTTAATCACTGTATGTTAAACATTATATTGATTTGTACAGGCAACCAAAAGAAAGTGAAGCATCTCCTGGAGCTTGCTAACGCAAGTACACATTTGAGCTTGTGGAAAGCCGAGTTGGCTGAGGAAGGTGGCTATGATGATGCGATTCAGGGTTGCCAAGGTGTCTTTCATGTTGCCGCCCCTGTGGAACTTATTAACCACCGCCAAGATGGGGTGATATATATACACGCTCTTACTATTTGGTCTATAAATAATacccctccgtccctctcattttttttacagttttttttcactgctcgacacgcattttaagaccattataaaatatatagttttgtaacttatttttgagattttcttttttatataaaaattcaaatatcatatttttattcaaaagaaaaaagattaaaaaataagttacaggaTTATATTTTCCaggaattattagaacagatactaagttgtaaggcatataagcctgcattgtcaaaaaaaaaaaaaatgagtgcCAAACTCTTGTCCACAAGGTAAACTACCccggggacagagggagtaattaggCTATTATATATTAAGCTAAACACTAAACTTATTTTCACTCCTTTGTTGTGGACAATAGTTCCCCTTAAGTAAGGTTTGTTTTGACTTCCATGCTCTTAATCATCGTTTTCTAACTTTGAATATATCGGACCTTAATAACTTTGAACATAACGTTGATCATGACGTTCTGtcaatattatatgttaaatgaCTTATGGACAGGAAGAAGAGATAGATTCAACAACATTGAATGGAATACTGAGCATTATGAGATCATGCTCCAAGGCCAAAACTGTGAAGAGGTTCGTTTACACCTCAACTACAGGAACGATTACCGTGCAGCCTCAACCCCCATTTAATGAATTCACCGAGGATCTTTGGTCTGATATTGACTTATGCTACCAGCACAAGATGTACGGCTGGGTAATTACTCTTTACAATTCAGTACCGGTTCTAAGCTCATCTTCCGTAATTGGTATTAATAATGTTGCATGCATAGATATGTAATGCAGCTCGGCCTATATGAAcaaagtttgatattttcacgTATTCAATGAATAGCCTCTCTGCTATCTGGTTTAAATTGTCACTCCCTTAAATAATACTAACTTCGAGTTAAAATTCAAAATGTATACCCATGAACTGCAGATGTATGTGGTAGCGAAAACTATTGCAGAGAAAGCTGCATGGAAATACGCTGAAGAGAATGGAATTGATATGGTCACTGTCCATCCTTCCTTTGTACTTGGTCGCCCTTTCATAACTCCTTATACTAACATAAGTATTGACGCTGCAATTTCCTTATATACTAGTAAGTTCAATTACTTAACTCCCTTCCCTTCTTATCAGTAAGAGTAGTTGGTATAGAAAGTTGTATATAATGACATGCCAATTAACGTGGAATGTTTTAATTGGGGCCAATTTCTATTAAAACCTACCACATATCATCATGTACCAAATTTTATACACAATTATGTACATCAAACATTTTCCTCTGAGTAATACATACATACAGGACcatattttcttaattaaaaatagaCATCTTTGTAATTTTCAACTATGCACCCTGAAGTTTGTAAGTTAACATCTTAcacatgattatattatagaaGATGAAGCAGGCATTGCTTCGCTGAAGAAGCTGAATGGATTTTCTGCGGTGCATGTGGATGATGTCTGCAATGCCCATATTTACCTCTTCGAGCATCCTCTCGCAAGGGAAGATACATTTGCTCCTCTCATGCTGTTAACATATTTGAAATTGCGCATTCACTTGGCCTCAAGTACCCAGACAGGAATATACGAACTCAGTACGTACAAAGAAATATCTTCTTTCTTCTCCGAAAGGTTCTTTAATATTCATTTCATTATCTCATCTTGCAATTTACAACCAAAAATTCTTTCTAATTTTGAGTAGATTTGAGGGATTGGACGAGGCACAAACAATCATACCCTGTTCGTCAAAGAAGCTGAGGGACCTTGGTTTTGAGTTTGCACAACAACAAAGATACTAGTGCTAAAATAATAACCTGAGAATTATAATCAGGGTACATAGGGTTCCTGGCTTGTCAAGAGACTTCTGGAAAGAGGATATCATGTTCGAGCTGCCGTTCATAAAATAACTAGCAGCTTTATACACTACGGGAAAACAGGACATAACCGACCGACAACATCGGTCGGTTATGAAGAATATCGGTCAGTTATAagcctaaaaccgaccgatatggCTGGTCGGTTAAACCCTGGTCGGTTACGTGAATTGGTCGGGTTTAACCCTTAAAACCGACCAAGcaagtggtcggttatgtgcctTTTTGTTCCCAGAAAAGTGGCCCCACTTGATGCCACATGTCACCACGTGGCAACATGTGTCACACCACGTCAGAAGCGActagtaaaaccgaccgacatgAGTGGTCGGTTATGTTCTTTTTATCTGAGTTGACTTtgacacaaaaccgaccgtagTCAACCTTCTgccacggtcggttatgtgcggtCGGTTATGAGTCAGTCGGGTTTGTGGCAGTAGCCCATCCTGAttcacataaccgaccgtcgCATAACCGACCGACTACTTATGaagacggtcggttttctgggttttatGTAATGAGCACGGTCGGTTATAGTtgaatgcggtcggttttctggcatCAATATGGTAAAAAACGGTCGGTTTTGGGACCATTCGGTCGGTTTTGCTGGgtgcatttttaaaaaaattgcagcAGAATCTGCAGTTTCCAATCCATTCCAACCACAATCCAAACCAGAACCATACCAAAACCGTACCAGCCACAAtccaaacaacaaaattaaacgaaaccattctaaataaacaaaattaacgaaataccaacaacaaaattaaacgaAACCATTCTAAATAAACCAAATCCAAACATTCTAATTACAAATTCAAACATTCTAATTacaaatccaaacattcaaACAATTCAAAACACAAACATTCACCACAATCCAAATCCAACCATTGTCTTAATATATACCATccgttaaaattaaattataaattacactAATCGGTCAAAGAAACATCGGATGATTCACCATCGCCTTCGCCACCATCTTCACCACCGCCTTCACCACCGCCTTCCCCACCACCTTCACCGCCGGCTTCGCCTTCACCCTCATCATCCGTGTTTTCATCCGTGTCCTCGTCCACATCCGTGTAATCTTTCTCTCCCTCTTGCGCAGTTGCCTACAAAAATATGTCAAACAATTAgaaatccattcatttttacatatcaacaaaaaacaaaaaacaaagcatTAAGTCATAAGTGTATTACCATTTTAGCACGAGCATCCATTTTTTGGAGGACATCCTCGAGCAATGTCCCTACAATATGCACAACCTCGCCGCCAAGAAGGTTATTCCATTCCGCCCTCCGAGCCGGGTCAGCGGCTGGATCGGACGCCTCGAGGGCTGTGCGTGCAAAGGTTGTTATCTCCTCATCCGATAGGCGACGAGCAAATTGTAGAGGATTGGCACGGGTTTCATTGAGCACATTGCGGACAATCGGGAGGAAGATGGAATCGGGAACCACTGGATTTTGTGTTGGAGCGGATGAGGATGAGCCGGCGCCGCCACGGGTGGAATCCCTATAGCGCGTGGCTAGTGTTGGGATCAAATCACTAGCTCGAGCTTTGGGGAACCCCACAACATAGTTCTTTTTTGGCCTCTCGCCTTGGGGAACCTCCATTGCTTCCATCCACCAATCCCAAGGCTCATCCCGCTCCCCCGTTTGAGTAACCTCCACCGGCATACGCTCAAGAATCGAGGCATATCGTTCCTACACAtttatcacaattaattaaacaattaattaaacaattaatgATATAAACAATTCATTAAAGTGCTAAAATTAGAAGATTACCGCAATGCGCATAGCGGCGGGGGTAGTATATATCCGGCTCTCGGGAGTGGAGCCGATCCTAGTGTGGCATTCATCCCACACCTCAAGCTTTGTCGGACTTTTAGACGATTTATTTTTCATGTTCTTGAATTATACCAAAAAATAACTTATATTAGCATttgcattatcatattatatattatctaattataaggtaaaaacaatatgtgtgtgtgtgtttgcatattaaaaatagtacTACCTCGCGCACACGGTTGAAGGAGCGAGCACCCGCGCTATGCAACCTTTCCACGCGTTGCCGATTAGCAGCTCCAACTTCCGACCTATGCAAATGGCCTTCATCCGTGTCCCAATACTTGAGAAGATCTTTCCAAAAAATGATATTCCAATATTCCGGTTTCAAAGCCAACTTCGAAACCCCTTCCTCCCTTGACTTCCTCTCGATCCTCCTCTTCAATTCATTCATGGTCCTTTTGATTGTGACCTTTATGTGATCTTCAATGATAGCTTTGGCTTGTGAACGGCTTTGACCTTTCAATTGCCTATAATATTTCTACATAATATCAACAAGTACAaggattaaaattgaataatcaaaCCAATTACCAACAAAATCAATAACATATTATGTAAACAAAAATGTACTTACGAGAAACTCCTCAACCCTTAGACCGAGCCACTTTGGGTAAGCCGCGTCTATGTCACTAAACGTGTATTTACCCAAAGGCCATCTTGCCCGAATAATCGCAAGCAAAGTCTTTTTTGCCTCATTATCTTCAATACTATATAAgaacattataaatattaactcgtgaacaaattattaataactaaCGCACACTACATATATTTAACACTAAAAACCATTACAAATCACTACAAAACACAacatataaaacaatatacttACTGTCCATCGGAGATATTGATCCGTCGAGGTCTTGTTGGTATCTTAGCTCCAAAAATGCCGCATGAATGTGACCGTGGCATCCTCACAACTCTTCTCACCGGTTCCTCCTCCGCCTCCGCCTCCGCCTCCCTTGTGTTATGCTCCGATTCGGTTTCCGAATCCGTTGGCTCGTCACGCAACCCCGTCTTTCCCTTTCCTTTTCCCTTGCCTTTTCCCTTCGCCTTCTTTTTGTTTGTACTACTACCGACACTCTTTCCCTTGCCTTTGTCGGTGTCCATGTCCGTTGCTTTCCTTTTCCTTGCCATGATATATATCGTCAATGAAATCATGACGACTATCATCACCCAACCAAAGAGCCCCTATAATACAAATACACAATTAGAacacaaactatacaaattacaaactatacaaacacatacattatacaaagacaaattacacacactatacaaacacacattatacaaattacacaaactatataaacacatacaaatacaaacacacattatacaaattatacaaattacacaaactatacaaagacattatacataaactatatatacaaagacattatacataaacacacacatattatacaTAACCGACGaacacacattatacaaattggaggccaaaatttatacaaattgagaaattaagaaaaaaatcacCCCACATATAACCGACCAACAAATTGCACATAACCGACGAACAAATTGCATGCAAAATTTCCCAATACacgtatatacacacacacacacacatacaaacacacacatacacaattatattaacatatacgTATATGCAGATTCACCcatacacatatacacatacatatgcaGATTCAccaacatatacacatatatatatacacataaacgaaattaaaaaatagagaaAATGGAGAATATACATTGGAATCGCCACTGAGAGTTGGGGGTTTCTTCCTCCGAGCATAATAAGCACCGGGTCTCCTTTGTGAACCACCATAGTGAGCCCCCATCACCATTGGAACCACCATAAGCAAGAGAGTTGGAATCGAGAGCACTGGGGGTTGGATTGCAGAGAGTAGGAGTAAGAGAGCATAGTGAATTGAGAGTTGAAGAGCCATTGTAGAGTAAGAGAGCACTGAAATCGCCATTGCAGAAGGTTGGGAGAGAAGAGAGTTGGGAGAAAAGAGTTAATTGGGAGAGAAAAGGGAGATAGAAAGAAAAAGTAACGGctgttcttttttatatatacagagcacaaaaccgaccgcagcAGCGGTCGGTTATGTCTTCGTCCCCAGTGAAACGACGTCCTTTCACTGTGgcgcggtttttaatttttcacgaaATATTTAGGCGCAAaaaaaatcggtcggttttagtaagggtcggtcggttttattgaaccctaaatttagggttttttaaaccctaaatttagggttttatttaattaaataaaaaccatagcttttaatattaaaaatattaagataaaattatatattaatagctagtattatttaataataatttaatttcaaattaaaaataataatactatattAGCTATTAGTAActctataattaaaaataatattactatattcataaattctataattattcatatttaaggtaatataatattttaattttaatatatatcatatatacttcgattaagaaatatatataaggattaatcgtatttcaaaaatcgaatcattggccgaccttgcagtggattaatcggggattactcagttaaatcggggatttttaattAGAAACTGCTTATGAACATATATAAGTTATAAGAATATACATGCAATGATCAGAATACTCTTAAATTCTTGGCACATCAAGTTAGAaaacaaaagttaaaataatatatattaaaaaggagccaataatatatagacaCGAGATACTGACTAGTACTGACTACTGAGTCAGTCTACATTCTGCTTTGAATATCGTCAAAGGAGACGGGATGAACGACGTTTACAGCTTGTCACCGTGAGGAAAGGAGGAAACAAGAGTTAGGTTTCACACCTTCCTCTCCGGACACTTCACTTGTAACCATCCGTGTATGTAAGACTGAAGATAGCTATgactgtatatatatttatattctgaatatattttatataaatattacatttaaatattatatatatacatat
Coding sequences:
- the LOC108220625 gene encoding LOW QUALITY PROTEIN: bifunctional dihydroflavonol 4-reductase/flavanone 4-reductase (The sequence of the model RefSeq protein was modified relative to this genomic sequence to represent the inferred CDS: inserted 1 base in 1 codon) translates to MGGERTVCVTGASGYIGSFLVKRLLERRYHVRATVRDPGNQKKVKHLLELANASTHLSLWKAELAEEGGYDDAIQGCQGVFHVAAPVELINHRQDGEEEIDSTTLNGILSIMRSCSKAKTVKRFVYTSTTGTITVQPQPPFNEFTEDLWSDIDLCYQHKMYGWMYVVAKTIAEKAAWKYAEENGIDMVTVHPSFVLGRPFITPYTNISIDAAISLYTKDEAGIASLKKLNGFSAVHVDDVCNAHIYLFEHPXRKGRYICSSHAVNIFEIAHSLGLKYPDRNIRTQFEGLDEAQTIIPCSSKKLRDLGFEFAQQQRY
- the LOC135152826 gene encoding uncharacterized protein LOC135152826 → MAISVLSYSTMALQLSIHYALLLLLSAIQPPVLSIPTLLLMVVPMVMGAHYGGSQRRPGAYYARRKKPPTLSGDSNGLFGWVMIVVMISLTIYIMARKRKATDMDTDKGKGKSVGSSTNKKKAKGKGKGKGKGKTGLRDEPTDSETESEHNTREAEAEAEEEPVRRVVRMPRSHSCGIFGAKIPTRPRRINISDGHIEDNEAKKTLLAIIRARWPLGKYTFSDIDAAYPKWLGLRVEEFLKYYRQLKGQSRSQAKAIIEDHIKVTIKRTMNELKRRIERKSREEGVSKLALKPEYWNIIFWKDLLKYWDTDEGHLHRSEVGAANRQRVERLHSAGARSFNRVRENMKNKSSKSPTKLEVWDECHTRIGSTPESRIYTTPAAMRIAERYASILERMPVEVTQTGERDEPWDWWMEAMEGFHPWRRRLILIRSNTKSSGSRFHLPPDCPQCAQ